The Halobacillus ihumii genomic sequence AAAGGACGTTCACGAGGCGCCCGGACCTTCTGGAACAGCGAGAGCTGACTGACCAGGAAAAGCAGTGGGTTCAGGAGTGGAAAAAAAGCTGAGGACGTCTTGCGAAAATGATTGGTTTATGGTATATTATCAGTTGTGCTTAAACGTTCGGTTTAAGTGGAAAACGATGTTCCGCTGTCTCTTAGAAGGCAAGAGCATTAGTTAAGAAGGAGTGAAACAATATGCAACAGCTAATTCAAGACATTACAAAAGAACAGCTTCGTACAGATCACCCTAACTTCCGCGCAGGTGACACAGTTAAAGTGCACGTGAAGGTTGTAGAGGGTAACCGTGAACGTATTCAGGTGTTCGAAGGTGTCGTAATTAAACGTCAGAATGGTGGCATCAGCGAAACATTTACTGTACGTAAGATCTCTTACGGCGTTGGTGTTGAACGTACATTCCCGATGCACTCTCCACGAATTGCTAAAATAGAGCGTTCCCGTCGCGGTAAAGTTCGTCGCGCGAAGCTTTATTATCTACGTAATCTGCGTGGTAAAGCAGCACGTATTAAAGAAATCATTTAATTACAGTGAGAAAGGAGCTTGCATTCGCAAAGCTCCTTTTTTTCTAACGACGAAGGGGACACTAGCATGAAAAA encodes the following:
- the rplS gene encoding 50S ribosomal protein L19 codes for the protein MQQLIQDITKEQLRTDHPNFRAGDTVKVHVKVVEGNRERIQVFEGVVIKRQNGGISETFTVRKISYGVGVERTFPMHSPRIAKIERSRRGKVRRAKLYYLRNLRGKAARIKEII